A single region of the Rhodoligotrophos defluvii genome encodes:
- a CDS encoding acyl--CoA ligase, with protein MSISELLELGADLAPAIGAPDRDDLNYAGLRAHIRAIGHQLAALGVGANERIAIILPNGPEMATCFLAVAAHACAAPLNPAYREEELDFYISDLRARVLIVAKDMPTPARAVAERHGCRVVELIPSPAAPAGMFTLDVTGAARAPAQPASADAEALVLHTSGTTSRPKIVPLTGANLTASAAHIAETLALTPGDRCLNIMPLFHIHGLVAAVLASLRAGASVHCTPGFDALKVFRWFDEVKPTWYTAVPTMHQAILARAGRNPDVVERLKLRFIRSSSSSLPPQVMTELEATFKCPVIEAYGMTEASHQMASNPLPPRPRYPGSVGIAAGPEVAIMDSEGRLQPAGTEGEIVIRGPNVTAGYENNPKANAEAFVHASGGRWFRTGDQGVMDSQGYLRITGRIKEIINRGGEKVAPREVDEVLMDHPAVAQAVTFAIPHPKLGEEVGAAVVLREGMEATDQELRNFAAQRLADFKVPRRVLLLDEIPKGATGKLQRIGLAEKLGLA; from the coding sequence ATGTCGATTTCGGAGCTGCTGGAGCTTGGGGCGGACCTGGCCCCGGCTATTGGCGCGCCAGATCGCGATGATCTTAACTATGCCGGGCTGCGGGCGCATATCCGGGCCATTGGCCACCAGCTCGCAGCGCTTGGCGTTGGCGCGAACGAGCGGATTGCCATTATTTTGCCCAATGGGCCGGAAATGGCCACCTGCTTCCTTGCTGTCGCAGCGCATGCGTGCGCCGCGCCACTCAATCCGGCCTATCGCGAGGAAGAACTCGACTTCTATATTTCCGATCTGCGGGCGCGTGTGCTGATCGTGGCCAAAGACATGCCGACACCGGCTCGGGCGGTGGCCGAACGCCATGGCTGCCGTGTGGTGGAACTCATTCCCTCACCAGCGGCGCCCGCCGGCATGTTCACGCTGGATGTGACCGGCGCAGCGCGGGCGCCTGCCCAACCGGCATCGGCCGATGCAGAGGCCCTGGTGCTGCATACGTCCGGCACGACGTCACGGCCAAAGATCGTGCCGCTGACCGGCGCCAATCTGACGGCATCGGCAGCGCATATCGCCGAGACGCTGGCGCTCACTCCGGGAGACCGGTGCCTGAACATCATGCCCTTGTTCCACATCCACGGACTGGTTGCTGCCGTGCTCGCATCCCTCCGGGCGGGCGCGTCGGTGCACTGCACGCCGGGCTTCGATGCCCTGAAGGTGTTCCGCTGGTTCGATGAAGTCAAACCTACGTGGTATACGGCAGTGCCGACCATGCACCAGGCAATATTGGCGCGCGCCGGCCGAAATCCCGACGTGGTGGAGAGGCTCAAGCTTCGCTTCATCCGCTCGTCGTCCTCGTCACTGCCGCCGCAAGTCATGACGGAGCTCGAGGCGACCTTCAAATGTCCGGTAATCGAGGCGTATGGGATGACGGAAGCCTCGCATCAAATGGCCTCAAATCCGCTGCCACCGCGGCCGCGCTATCCCGGCAGCGTCGGTATCGCGGCGGGGCCGGAGGTGGCCATCATGGACAGCGAAGGCCGGCTGCAACCCGCTGGAACGGAAGGCGAGATCGTCATACGCGGCCCCAATGTGACAGCCGGTTACGAAAACAATCCCAAGGCAAATGCCGAGGCTTTTGTGCATGCATCCGGTGGGCGCTGGTTCCGCACCGGGGACCAGGGGGTCATGGATAGCCAGGGTTATTTGCGCATCACCGGTCGCATCAAGGAGATCATCAATCGCGGCGGTGAAAAGGTGGCGCCGCGAGAGGTGGACGAGGTGCTGATGGATCATCCGGCGGTTGCCCAGGCCGTGACCTTCGCCATTCCCCATCCCAAGCTGGGCGAAGAGGTCGGGGCGGCCGTGGTGCTGCGGGAGGGCATGGAGGCTACGGACCAGGAATTGCGCAATTTCGCCGCCCAGCGCCTGGCGGATTTCAAGGTGCCGCGGCGCGTGCTGCTGCTGGATGAGATTCCCAAGGGTGCAACAGGTAAATTGCAGCGGATCGGCCTGGCCGAGAAACTCGGGCTGGCGTGA